A single window of Pectobacterium parmentieri DNA harbors:
- the sspB gene encoding ClpXP protease specificity-enhancing factor: MALSQLSPRRPYLLRAFYDWLLDNQLTPHLVVDVTLPDVMVPMEFARDGQIVLNIAPRAVGGLELADDSVRFNARFGGVPRQVHVPMAAVMAIYARENGAGTMFESEPAYEGAGEYEDFQEGAPASGTVMSIVDSSPDSEALEDSSGSDDEPPQPPKGGRPSLRVVK, translated from the coding sequence ATGGCGTTGTCTCAACTGTCTCCGCGTCGTCCGTATTTATTACGGGCTTTTTATGATTGGTTGCTGGATAACCAATTAACGCCTCATCTGGTCGTCGATGTCACTTTGCCGGATGTTATGGTGCCGATGGAGTTTGCCCGTGACGGCCAGATCGTGCTGAACATCGCACCGCGTGCTGTTGGCGGCCTTGAGTTAGCTGATGACAGCGTTCGTTTCAATGCCCGTTTTGGCGGCGTACCGCGTCAGGTTCATGTGCCGATGGCGGCCGTAATGGCGATTTATGCGCGTGAGAATGGGGCTGGAACGATGTTTGAGTCCGAACCTGCTTACGAAGGCGCAGGCGAATATGAAGACTTTCAGGAAGGCGCACCCGCTTCAGGGACGGTCATGTCTATTGTCGATAGCTCGCCTGATTCTGAAGCACTTGAGGATAGCTCAGGTTCTGATGACGAACCGCCACAGCCGCCTAAAGGTGGCAGGCCCTCGTTGCGGGTCGTTAAATAA
- the zapE gene encoding cell division protein ZapE: MATPQTTPQQTTPLALYQQALSAGEYQPDEVQQQTVARLEAIHQALCERATDDGVGAPGRAGKWRNWLGLRDKREPTPVQGLYMWGGVGRGKTWLMDMFFHSLPAERKMRLHFHRFMLRVHEELNQFQGQENPLEKVADGFKAETDVLCFDEFFVSDITDAMLLAELLRALFARGIALVATSNIPPDDLYRNGLQRARFLPAIALIKQHCEVRNVDAGIDYRLRTLTQAHLYLSPLNEETSTAMQQMFTRLTGKKWQTPGPVLEINHRPLTTLGVSDGVLAVDFHTLCTEARSQNDYIALSRLYHTMLLHNVTVMETKEENTARRFLALVDECYDRRIKLIISAQAPMFAIYQGEHLKFEYQRCLSRLQEMQSEEYLRQPHLA; the protein is encoded by the coding sequence ATGGCTACTCCACAGACAACACCGCAGCAAACAACCCCCTTGGCGCTTTACCAGCAGGCGCTTTCCGCTGGTGAATATCAACCGGACGAGGTACAGCAGCAGACCGTTGCGCGTCTGGAGGCAATACATCAGGCGCTATGCGAACGTGCAACGGATGACGGCGTGGGAGCCCCCGGTCGCGCAGGGAAATGGCGTAACTGGCTGGGGCTACGTGATAAGCGTGAGCCTACCCCGGTTCAAGGGCTGTACATGTGGGGCGGCGTCGGGCGTGGTAAAACCTGGCTGATGGATATGTTTTTCCATAGCCTGCCCGCCGAGCGCAAGATGCGCCTGCATTTCCATCGCTTTATGTTGCGTGTGCATGAAGAGCTGAACCAGTTTCAGGGGCAGGAAAATCCGCTAGAAAAAGTCGCTGATGGCTTCAAAGCCGAAACGGATGTGCTGTGTTTCGATGAGTTTTTCGTCTCTGACATTACCGATGCGATGCTGCTGGCTGAACTGCTGCGAGCGCTGTTTGCCCGTGGTATTGCACTGGTGGCGACGTCGAATATCCCACCAGACGATCTCTATCGCAATGGATTACAACGTGCACGCTTTCTTCCTGCGATTGCGTTGATTAAACAGCACTGTGAAGTGCGTAATGTCGATGCCGGTATCGATTATCGTCTACGCACGCTGACACAGGCACACCTTTATCTCTCGCCGCTAAATGAAGAAACGAGTACTGCAATGCAGCAGATGTTTACGCGTTTGACCGGGAAGAAATGGCAAACGCCGGGACCGGTGCTGGAGATCAATCATCGTCCGTTAACGACGCTTGGCGTGAGTGACGGCGTGCTGGCGGTCGATTTCCACACGTTGTGTACGGAGGCGCGGAGCCAGAATGATTACATCGCGCTGTCGCGTCTCTACCATACGATGCTGTTGCACAATGTGACGGTGATGGAAACGAAGGAAGAGAACACCGCCCGCCGCTTTCTGGCGCTGGTGGATGAGTGTTACGATCGTCGCATTAAGCTCATTATCTCTGCGCAGGCACCGATGTTTGCTATCTACCAGGGAGAGCACCTGAAATTTGAATATCAGCGCTGTTTATCTCGTTTGCAGGAAATGCAAAGCGAAGAGTACTTACGGCAGCCACATTTGGCGTAA
- a CDS encoding glutamate synthase small subunit gives MSQNVYQFIDLQRVDPPKKPLKIRKIEFVEIYEPFSESQSKAQADRCLSCGNPYCEWKCPVHNYIPNWLKLANEGRIIEAAELSHQTNSLPEVCGRVCPQDRLCEGSCTLNDEFGAVTIGNIERYINDKAIEMGWKPSVANVKPTGKRVAIIGAGPAGLACADVLARSGVQAVVFDRHPEIGGLLTFGIPSFKLEKEVMVKRREIFTEMGIEFRLNTEVGKDVQMKALLDEYDAVFLGVGTYQSMRGGLDNEDAQGVYDALPFLIANTKQLMGFEAAADEPYVSMQGKRVVVLGGGDTAMDCVRTSIRQGSTHVTCAYRRDEENMPGSKREVKNAREEGVEFKFNLQPLSVEVNGAGKVCGVKMARTALGAPDANGRRRPEIVEGSEHVLEADAVIMAFGFRPHKMAWLAEHDVKLDDQGRIVAPESCDNAFQTSNPKIFAGGDAVRGSDLVVTAIAEGRKAADGIMNYLEV, from the coding sequence ATGAGTCAGAATGTTTACCAGTTTATCGACTTACAGCGCGTTGATCCGCCCAAGAAACCGCTGAAGATTCGTAAAATTGAATTTGTTGAAATCTACGAGCCGTTCTCAGAAAGCCAGTCCAAAGCACAGGCAGATCGCTGCCTGTCATGCGGAAACCCTTACTGTGAATGGAAGTGTCCGGTACACAACTACATCCCGAACTGGCTGAAGCTCGCGAACGAAGGCCGCATTATCGAAGCGGCTGAGTTATCGCACCAGACTAACAGCCTGCCGGAAGTCTGCGGCCGCGTATGCCCGCAGGATCGTCTGTGCGAAGGGTCTTGCACGCTGAATGATGAGTTCGGTGCGGTCACCATCGGCAACATCGAGCGCTATATCAATGATAAAGCGATAGAGATGGGCTGGAAGCCGAGCGTTGCCAACGTTAAACCGACCGGCAAACGCGTCGCTATCATTGGCGCTGGCCCTGCCGGGCTGGCCTGTGCCGATGTGCTGGCACGCAGTGGCGTACAGGCTGTTGTTTTCGATCGTCACCCTGAGATCGGTGGCCTGCTGACCTTCGGCATCCCCTCTTTCAAGTTAGAAAAAGAGGTAATGGTGAAACGTCGTGAAATCTTCACTGAGATGGGAATCGAATTCCGTCTGAATACCGAAGTTGGTAAAGACGTGCAGATGAAGGCGCTGCTGGACGAGTACGATGCCGTGTTCCTCGGTGTCGGCACCTATCAGTCTATGCGTGGCGGACTGGACAATGAAGACGCTCAGGGTGTCTACGATGCTCTGCCGTTCCTGATCGCCAACACCAAGCAGTTGATGGGCTTTGAAGCCGCAGCGGACGAGCCTTATGTCAGCATGCAAGGTAAACGTGTTGTCGTGCTGGGCGGTGGTGACACCGCGATGGACTGCGTGCGTACCTCGATTCGTCAGGGCTCAACGCACGTTACCTGCGCCTATCGTCGTGATGAAGAGAACATGCCGGGCTCCAAGCGCGAAGTGAAAAACGCGCGTGAAGAAGGTGTCGAGTTCAAATTCAACCTGCAACCGCTGAGCGTAGAGGTCAACGGTGCTGGCAAAGTGTGCGGCGTGAAAATGGCGCGTACCGCGCTGGGCGCACCGGATGCCAACGGGCGTCGTCGTCCTGAAATCGTAGAGGGTTCCGAGCATGTTCTGGAAGCCGATGCGGTCATCATGGCGTTCGGCTTCCGTCCGCACAAAATGGCATGGCTGGCAGAACATGACGTCAAACTGGACGATCAAGGTCGCATTGTCGCACCGGAAAGCTGCGATAACGCCTTCCAAACCAGCAACCCGAAAATTTTTGCGGGCGGCGATGCAGTACGCGGTTCCGATCTGGTGGTTACCGCCATCGCAGAAGGTCGTAAAGCCGCTGACGGCATCATGAACTATCTGGAAGTGTAG
- the zapG gene encoding Z-ring associated protein ZapG, whose amino-acid sequence MTWEYALIGLVVGIIIGAVAMRFGNRKLRQQQVLQNELEKSKTELEDYRQELVGHFARSAELLDNMADDYRQLYQHMAKSSNNLLPNVPGQDNPFKYRLTESEADNDQAPVNMPPRDYSDGASGLLRGERPIRK is encoded by the coding sequence ATGACTTGGGAGTACGCGCTGATAGGTTTAGTCGTCGGTATTATTATTGGTGCTGTCGCCATGCGCTTTGGTAACCGTAAGCTGCGGCAACAGCAGGTCTTGCAAAATGAGCTGGAGAAAAGCAAAACCGAACTGGAAGACTATCGTCAGGAATTGGTTGGACACTTTGCCCGCAGTGCGGAACTGTTGGATAACATGGCGGATGACTATCGCCAGCTTTATCAGCACATGGCGAAAAGCTCCAATAACCTGTTACCTAACGTTCCCGGCCAGGATAATCCGTTTAAATACCGTCTGACCGAGTCGGAAGCGGATAACGATCAGGCACCGGTGAACATGCCACCACGCGATTATTCCGATGGTGCGTCAGGCCTGTTGCGGGGCGAACGCCCAATCCGCAAATAG
- the rpsI gene encoding 30S ribosomal protein S9, with protein MAENQYYGTGRRKSSAARVFIKPGNGNIVINQRSLEQYFGRETARMVVRQPLELVDMVGKFDLYITVKGGGISGQAGAIRHGITRALMEYDESLRGELRKAGFVTRDARQVERKKVGLRKARRRPQFSKR; from the coding sequence ATGGCTGAAAATCAATACTACGGCACTGGTCGCCGCAAAAGCTCCGCCGCTCGCGTGTTCATCAAACCGGGCAACGGTAATATCGTTATCAACCAGCGTAGTCTGGAACAGTACTTCGGTCGTGAAACTGCCCGCATGGTAGTTCGTCAACCGCTTGAACTGGTCGACATGGTTGGTAAATTTGATCTCTACATCACCGTTAAAGGTGGTGGTATCTCTGGTCAGGCTGGTGCGATCCGTCACGGTATCACCCGCGCTCTGATGGAGTATGATGAGTCTCTGCGTGGCGAACTGCGTAAAGCAGGTTTCGTTACTCGTGATGCTCGTCAGGTTGAACGTAAGAAAGTCGGCCTGCGTAAAGCACGTCGTCGTCCTCAGTTCTCCAAGCGTTAA
- the rplM gene encoding 50S ribosomal protein L13, with amino-acid sequence MKTFTAKPETVKRDWYVVDANGKTLGRLATELARRLRGKHKAEYTPHVDTGDYIIVLNADKVAVTGNKRTDKIYYHHTGHIGGIKQATFEEMIARRPERVIEIAVKGMLPKGPLGRAMFRKLKVYAGTEHNHAAQQPQVLDI; translated from the coding sequence ATGAAAACTTTTACAGCTAAACCAGAGACCGTAAAACGTGACTGGTACGTTGTTGATGCGAACGGTAAAACTTTAGGCCGTCTCGCTACTGAACTGGCTCGTCGTCTGCGCGGCAAGCATAAAGCGGAATACACCCCGCACGTTGATACGGGTGATTACATCATCGTCCTGAACGCTGACAAAGTTGCTGTAACTGGCAACAAGCGTACTGACAAGATTTATTATCATCACACCGGTCACATCGGTGGTATTAAACAAGCGACCTTTGAAGAGATGATTGCCCGCCGTCCTGAGCGTGTGATTGAAATCGCGGTTAAAGGCATGCTGCCGAAGGGCCCGTTGGGTCGTGCTATGTTCCGTAAACTGAAAGTTTACGCGGGCACCGAGCACAATCACGCGGCACAGCAACCGCAAGTTCTGGACATTTAA
- the sspA gene encoding stringent starvation protein SspA: MAVAANKRSVMTLFSGPSDIFSHQVRIVLAEKGVSVEIEQVDMDNLPQDLIDLNPYGSVPTLVDRELTLYESRIIMEYLDERFPHPPLMPVYPVARGNSRLMMHRIESDWYSLLKKITHGSAQEADAARKQLREELLAIAPVFNEAPYFMSEEFSLVDCYLAPLLWRLPQLGIELSGLGAKELKGYMTRVFERDAFLASLTEVEREMRLQTRG, encoded by the coding sequence ATGGCTGTCGCTGCCAACAAACGTTCGGTAATGACGCTGTTTTCTGGTCCATCCGACATTTTTAGCCATCAGGTCCGCATCGTATTGGCGGAAAAGGGTGTGAGTGTCGAGATTGAACAGGTGGACATGGATAATCTGCCTCAGGATCTTATTGACCTCAATCCTTACGGTTCTGTGCCGACGCTGGTCGATCGCGAACTGACGCTCTATGAATCACGAATTATCATGGAGTATCTGGATGAACGTTTTCCTCATCCGCCGTTAATGCCCGTCTATCCGGTTGCGCGCGGTAACAGCCGCCTGATGATGCATCGCATTGAGAGCGACTGGTATTCTTTACTGAAGAAAATTACGCATGGCAGCGCTCAGGAAGCGGATGCGGCGCGTAAGCAATTGCGTGAAGAGCTGTTGGCTATTGCCCCGGTGTTCAATGAAGCGCCTTATTTCATGAGCGAAGAGTTCAGTCTGGTAGACTGCTATCTGGCTCCGTTGCTGTGGCGTCTGCCGCAGTTAGGTATTGAACTGAGTGGGTTGGGCGCGAAGGAGCTGAAAGGCTACATGACACGCGTCTTTGAGCGTGATGCGTTCTTGGCTTCCCTGACGGAAGTGGAACGTGAAATGCGTTTGCAAACCCGAGGTTAA
- a CDS encoding (S)-acetoin forming diacetyl reductase encodes MTTEVALVTGAGQGIGRAIALRLAKDGFAVAIVDYNQETARSVAQEIEKSGGQAIALQADVADREAVFTAVAETKKRFGDFNVIVNNAGVAPSTLIEDITPEVIDRVYNINVKGVIWGIQAALDAFKSLGHGGKIINACSQAGHVGNPELAVYSSSKFAVRGLTQTAARDLAPLGITVNGYCPGIVKTPMWDEIDRKISESAGKPRGYATEEFAKRITLGRLSEPEDVAACVSYLASHDSDYMTGQSLLIDGGMVFN; translated from the coding sequence ATGACAACCGAAGTGGCACTTGTAACAGGAGCAGGTCAGGGGATCGGCCGCGCTATTGCTCTCAGATTGGCGAAGGACGGGTTTGCCGTCGCCATTGTGGACTATAACCAAGAAACCGCGCGCAGTGTGGCGCAAGAAATCGAAAAATCCGGCGGACAGGCCATCGCATTACAGGCCGACGTCGCAGATCGTGAGGCAGTTTTCACTGCCGTCGCAGAAACCAAAAAACGCTTTGGTGACTTTAATGTCATCGTCAATAACGCCGGTGTTGCCCCCTCAACCTTGATTGAAGATATCACGCCAGAAGTCATCGATCGCGTTTACAACATCAACGTTAAAGGCGTTATCTGGGGTATTCAGGCCGCTCTTGATGCCTTCAAATCTCTGGGGCACGGCGGAAAAATCATCAATGCCTGTTCACAGGCGGGACATGTGGGCAACCCTGAACTCGCCGTCTATAGCTCGAGTAAATTCGCGGTTCGTGGATTAACGCAGACTGCCGCTCGCGATTTAGCGCCACTGGGCATCACGGTCAATGGCTACTGTCCGGGTATCGTAAAAACACCGATGTGGGATGAAATCGATCGGAAGATCTCTGAATCAGCAGGGAAACCACGTGGGTATGCAACGGAAGAGTTTGCCAAACGCATCACGCTGGGTCGTCTGTCAGAACCGGAGGATGTTGCTGCCTGCGTCTCCTATCTGGCCAGCCACGATTCAGACTATATGACAGGACAGTCGTTACTCATTGATGGCGGAATGGTGTTCAATTAA